One region of Dysidea avara chromosome 1, odDysAvar1.4, whole genome shotgun sequence genomic DNA includes:
- the LOC136251093 gene encoding uncharacterized protein, producing MTYTGSSCEDIYNNNPETGDKSGYYYVDGKWTYCNMNEIAAGDHDFIPTCAGHGGGWKRIINIDISVGDDCPNGWRKDTYDGVSFCRLVSNDYYACSSANFSTNGAGYQKVCGRARGYQKGWAASFFGYHSRSYNIDHVSGYADGLLITYGSPRNHIWTYVNGQYDNRTHRYNCPCASSTGYTPPPFVGTN from the coding sequence ATGACTtatactggatcatcttgtgaggacatctacAACAATAATCCTGAAACTGGTGACAAGTCGGGCTACTACTATGTTGATGGCAAATGGACATATTGCAACATGAATGAAATTGCTGctggtgatcatgactttatccCCACATGTGCTGGTCATGGAGGAGGATGGAAAAGAATCATTAACATTGATATCAGTGTAGGAGATGATTGTCCTAATGGATGGCGTAAAGATACTTATGATGGTGTTAGCTTCTGTCGTCTGGTCAGTAATGATTACTATGCTTGTTCTTCGGCCAACTTCTCCACTAATGGAGCAGGTTACCAGAAGGTGTGTGGTAGAGCAAGAGGATATCAGAAGGGATGGGCAGCTAGCTTTTTTGGATATCACTCTAGAAGTTATAATATAGATCATGTCAGTGGTTATGCTGATGGACTGTTGATCACTTATGGCAGTCCTCGTAATCACATCTGGACTTATGTTAATGGACAGTATGATAATCGTACACATCGATATAATTGTCCATGTGCTAGCAGTACTGGTTACACTCCTCCACCATTTGTGGGGACTAACTAA